CGGCCCAAACCTAAATCCTGAAGTAGCCCGGCTGTGCAACCGCCGCAAGATCTCTTACAGCCCAGGCTGCGGCAGCGCCTCAGAGATCGCTGAGGCTGAAGAGCTGGGTGTGGAGATTGTCAAAGTTTTTCCAGGCGATTCGGTCGGTGGTCCACAGTTCGTAAAATCGATCCTGGGTCCTTGCCCCTGGACGCGTATCATGCCCACCGGCGGCGTGAGTGATACCCGTGAAAGTATCTTCGCCTGGTTTAACGCTGGGGTAGCAGCGGTTGGGATCGGCGGCAACCTGATCAGGAAGGAATGGCTGGCGGAAGGCAACTATGATGCAATTTCGGAGCGCGTGGCACAGGTCTTAGCCTGGATTCGCGAGGCGCGCGGCATGTCTCCCATCGCGGGGATTGAACATGTGGCCTTGTATCCTTACGCTGGGTCTTCCGCGCAAAGCCTGGCAGAATGGTACGGGCAGGTATTTGGCTTCAAGGTTCAAGATGGCAAATCGAGTATCATGCTGGAAGCCAGCGGTCCTGGCCGGATTGAGCTCATGAAAGAGGGTCAAACAGACCGTTGCCACATCGCGGTAAGGGTGTTTGACTTTGACAAGGCAGCTGAAATGCTCAGAGCTAAGGGAGTCGAGCTGGAAGAACCCAAGGTGGGTCAGGATTTTAAAGCCGCATTTTTAAAGCAGACGGACCCGGCCGGAAATCAGGTCCATCTGCTATGGAGACGCGTCTGAGTGAATTGACGCCTGTCTATTTTGAAAACGGGATGGATTCGTCCCTGGTCAACTTATCGGCAGAAGACCAGGGATTTTTTTACGATTTGACTACCAGGCAAGCCACCCACCATCTACTGCAATATTGGTTCCATGGATATAAGCACCGGCTTCCGAGGCAAGTAGCAGGGCTGCACCTTGCAGGTCTTCGATCGTACCCCAACGCCCCATCGGGATGCGTGCCTCGATGTCGATTTTCTCACGGTGGTATTCAGGGTCATTCACCAGCGGGTCGGTTAAATCGGTATGCATATAGCCGGGGGTGATCGAGTTCACGTTAATGCCCTTGGGTGCCAGATCATTCGACATGGCTCTGGTGAAGCCCAGGACACCGTGCTTGGAAGCCGTATAGGCAGGGACGAGTAAACCACCCTGGTGTGACAATAGCGAGGCGATGTTGATGATTTTCCCCTGGCCTTGCTTTACCATCTGCCGGGCAGCAGCCTGAGCGAGGAACCAGGGCGCATTCAGGTTGACCTGGAGTGTATTCTGCCAGTTTTTCACGGAGTATTCTAAGATCGGTTGACGTGGGCAGATGCCAGCGTTATTTACCAAGATATCCAGCTTGCCAAATTCGGTCACTACCTCATCAATCAGGCGTGCGAAGTCATCTGGGGTAGCAGTCAGTAAATCCACTTGTTTCCAGGCGTGCTTGTGACCCAAGGCCAGTACTTTAGAGCGCAACTCGATTGGATCATTACGATCAAAACTCACAATATCAGCTCCCGCTTCAGCCAGGCAAAGGGCAATCCCTTTTCCCAGGCCACGGCGGCTCCCAGTGACGACTGCAACTTTCCCATCGATGCGAAATTTGTCCAGAATCATCTTGATCGCTCCTCAGATTAGTATCGTTGTACGTTTATCACCTTGCGGTGGCTTGTTTGCAAACTTAGCTCAGCGGCTGAAAATATGCCAGCATTTAGCAACAATGCAGGAAGGCATAATTCAATTATCTGAGAAAGTTCTTTCCTTTCGCATGGTCAGGTAAATATTAACTTAGTGCAGTATTGCTCATTTGGATTATAGCATCTCCGATTAATGAAGAGAAGTAGTGAAACAGATTAAAGAGTAAGCTAATTGTAAAGTCTGAGTGACAAAGGTAATTACTTGACAGCATGAAGAAGTCTGTTATACTCCAAAGTTGTAATTACAACATAACATTACTACAATTTGAGCATTTTGTAAACCCGAATTAATATCGTCTTTGATTGTTCCTTGAGCATGTAGCATTATTGGTTACATGAATACCCAAGCGTTGGCTGCCAGGAGTTTCTACCCCACTTTTTCATCATGTCTCGGAATGAATTCTTCGCACAGCTTTTGTATTCTCGGCACATCATTTAAACACCCGGTCCAGGTAATTTCGGGTCATATTTTTGATAAGGCTTCGCAGGTTGAGCAGGGTGCGGACGAGGGTTCCTCTTTTCAAGAATTAGTTATCATGCAGGTTCTCTTGAGTTATCACCTGACCCTTTCTCACAATCCAGGCATAATCAGTGGTTCTACCGCACACTCATAATGATATACTTCCTTTCCAAACGGTAGGAACGAGAATGAGGAAACCCCGATGTCTGTCCGAGTCGATCTCAACCCAATTTTGAGAAGAATGTACCAGCCAGGTTACGACCCTGACAAAGGGTTGATCCTTACCGATGCGGTGGGGAAAACATTGCACGAGATAGTCACCGGCTTGGGTATTCCTCCTGACGAAGTATCTTCGATCCTGGTAAATCATCGTGTTGAACAGCCAAATTACAAAGTGCAAGACGATGACGTGATCCATCTCTCGGTTGCTATTAGTGGCGGGTGACGGAAGATACTGGGCGAGGTAAGCATATGACAGAAGTACAGCTAACAATAAATGGTAAAGCAACCCGCTGCCAGGAGGACCTAACCATCTTACAAGCTGCCGAGCAGATCGGTATCGAGATTCCGACGCTCTGTTATAGCCCTGACCTGCATGCCACAGGTGTCTGCCGCATTTGTGCCGTAGAAGTGGAAGGTTCACGGACACTGGTTGGCGCTTGCCATACTCCGGTTGCACCTGGGATGGTGGTTCGCACACATTCCCCCAAGGTTTTAGCTGCGCGGCGAGCTAACGTCGAGCTTTTGCAAGCCGCACACGATGCCATCTGCGTCACCGACCCCACCTGCGAGCTGTGCGATCTTCATAAATTGTGCTCCGATTTGCAGGTACGGCGTAGTGGATTCCGTGTCAGGCAGCGCCGTTCTTATCCTATAGAGGTAGACAATCCCTATGTTCTCCGCGACATGTCAAAATGCATTCTATGCCGCAGATGTGTTTCGGTATGCAATGAAATTGCTAAAAAGAATATCTTCTCCATCGCGTATCGAGGCTATGGCTCTAAAGTGGTGGTGGATTGTGATGTAGCCCTGGTCACCGAAGCCTGTCGAGATTGCGGAAAATGCATCGATTACTGCCCGACCCAGGCCTTGAGGCTACCGGAGAAAGTAGAGGTAACCAATGCCTGAAAAGTTGACCGTCAAAGGACGTGAGCAACTGCTGTCATTGCTGCAAGCTGAGCATGAGCGTAACAGCCACATCTCTGAGAAATTTATTGAGCAGACCGCAGTATCATTAGGTCTTTCTGTCAGCGAAGTGTACGGCGTAGCAACTTTCTACCACTTACTCTCGATCAAGCCATTAGGCCGGAATGTCATCCGGGTATGCAAGTGCTTTCCTTGTTACCTCAAAAGTTCGCAGCTGGTGGTGGAGACCATCCAGAAAGAGTTGGGCATCTCACCCGGTGAGACAACTCCAGACGGCAGGTTTTCCTTTCAATTAACCAATTGCATTGGCGCATGCGACCAGGCCCCGGCGATGTTACTGAACCATGATCTGCACGGCTGCCTGACCCCCGCCAAGATTGTTAAGGTCCTTCAGGCGTATCCGTAGAGCGGAAAAGAATGCCAGAAAAGCAACTTGTTCTCAAAAATTGTCAGGTTATAGATCCCAGGGACATCAACACTTACCTGGAACAGGATGGATTCAAGGCATTAAATCGGGCATTGGGTATGACACCCGAAGCGGTTATCGCTGAGGTCAAAGCTTCAAATTTAAAGGGCCGCGGGGGGGCGGGTTTTCCCTGTGGATTGAAGTGGGAGCTTACCCGAAAATCTGCCGGTGACGAGAAATATTTTATTTGCAATGCGGATGAAGGTGAGGTAGGGACGTTTAAGGATCGTTACATCTTGCAACAAGATCCTTTCACCCTGATTGAGGCGATCGCGATCGCAGCCTATGCCATAGGCGCGCAACGAGCTTTCATGTACCTCCGCGCAGAGTATCACTATTTGCTTGATCAATTGTTGGATGCAATTGCCCAGGTAAAAGCCACGGGGTTCCTGGCGCATGTAAATATAGAAATTTTCGAGGGTGCAGGTGCGTACATTTGTGGAGAAGAGTCTGCGCTCATGGACTCGATCGAGGGCAAACGGGGTGAAGCCCGTTTCAAACCCCCCTATCCGCCGAGCAAGGGCTTGTGGGGTAAACCGACGGTAATCAATAACGTCGAAACCCTGATGAACATTCCCCTGATTATGCTGCATGGCGCGGCATGGTTCAATCAAATTGGGACCGAAAAGAGTAAAGGCACCAAGGTTTTTTCCGTCAGTGGAGACGTGGCAAGGCCCGGCGTGTGTGAGTTTGTAATGGGCAGCCGGCTCGATGAAATCGTCCTGGATTGGGCTGGGGCCAAAGATATCAAGATGGTCCAGGTTGGTGGAGCGACAGGTGCGGTCATCCCGTTTGCGTCGCTCAAGACACCTCTGGCGTTTGAGACGGTGCTGGGTTCAGGTGCAATCACTGTCTTGAATAACAGCCGAGACACATTGGATTTTGTCACCCGCACTATCCAGTTTCTCGCTGAAGAATCGTGCGGGAAATGCACTCCTTGCAGGGAGGGGAGTGAGGTAATGCTCGAAATTCTGGAACGACTGGCCAAGGCGGATGGTCAACCCGAAGATATCAACACTCTGTCGGAATTATCCACGGTATTGTCTCTTACCTCGTTGTGTGGGTTGGGGCAGGCCACTTCGATCCCGGTGCTGGATACCCTCAAATATTTCAGAAACGATTATGATGCTCGCATAAGACAATCCGTTCTCTTACGCGCTGTGCGGCGCCAGACAAACCAGTGATGGGATGAGATACGAAAGGTGCTCAACCAGATGACGGACTCCTATCTGTGCCCTTACTGTGCGGTAACGGTCGATGCATTCGATGCACTGAAAACACATGTCATCGCCGAACACTCGACAGAACCGCTTCCATTGCCTGATGGCGTGATCCAGCTCACGATAAATAAACAAGCCTATCAGCTTTATGTAGAGCCAGAATGGACACTGCACCATGTCATCCATGACCGCTTAGGGCTTACCGGAACGAAGACGTTTTGCGACCGAGGCGCCTGTGGCTCCTGCACGGTCAACATTGATAGCCGGCCGGTACTCTCCTGCATGACGCTTGCGATCGAGTGTAAGGGCAAGACCATCGAGACCATTGAAGGGATTTCAGCTGACCACCATCCTTTGATTGAAGCGTATGTCACGCAGCATGCCATGCAGTGCGGCTATTGCACGCCCGGTTTTATTGTGACTGGCAAGGCGTTGCTTGACCACAATGCCGATCCAACTGAGGAAGAAATTAAGGAAGCATTGGCGGGTAACCTTTGCCGCTGCGGTACCTACCCTCAACATCCCAAAGCAGTGCTTGAGGCAGCTCAGGTTCTCAGGGAAGGAAGATGACCATGGCGGACGAACCGGGATCCTATCAGAAGCTACGCACAGAAGGGCAGTACAACGTCGGTCCTGAGCCGCTGGATATAGCCTTCAGGGAGATTGGCAAGCGTGGTCAACGTCGTTTGGATGGCTATGAGAAGGCGACCGGAAAAGCACTTTACACGCGCGACATGGAACTCCCCG
The genomic region above belongs to Anaerolineales bacterium and contains:
- a CDS encoding NADH-quinone oxidoreductase subunit F encodes the protein MPEKQLVLKNCQVIDPRDINTYLEQDGFKALNRALGMTPEAVIAEVKASNLKGRGGAGFPCGLKWELTRKSAGDEKYFICNADEGEVGTFKDRYILQQDPFTLIEAIAIAAYAIGAQRAFMYLRAEYHYLLDQLLDAIAQVKATGFLAHVNIEIFEGAGAYICGEESALMDSIEGKRGEARFKPPYPPSKGLWGKPTVINNVETLMNIPLIMLHGAAWFNQIGTEKSKGTKVFSVSGDVARPGVCEFVMGSRLDEIVLDWAGAKDIKMVQVGGATGAVIPFASLKTPLAFETVLGSGAITVLNNSRDTLDFVTRTIQFLAEESCGKCTPCREGSEVMLEILERLAKADGQPEDINTLSELSTVLSLTSLCGLGQATSIPVLDTLKYFRNDYDARIRQSVLLRAVRRQTNQ
- a CDS encoding (2Fe-2S)-binding protein, giving the protein MTDSYLCPYCAVTVDAFDALKTHVIAEHSTEPLPLPDGVIQLTINKQAYQLYVEPEWTLHHVIHDRLGLTGTKTFCDRGACGSCTVNIDSRPVLSCMTLAIECKGKTIETIEGISADHHPLIEAYVTQHAMQCGYCTPGFIVTGKALLDHNADPTEEEIKEALAGNLCRCGTYPQHPKAVLEAAQVLREGR
- a CDS encoding 2-deoxy-D-gluconate 3-dehydrogenase (catalyzes the formation of 3-dehydro-2-deoxy-D-gluconate from 2-deoxy-D-gluconate); protein product: MILDKFRIDGKVAVVTGSRRGLGKGIALCLAEAGADIVSFDRNDPIELRSKVLALGHKHAWKQVDLLTATPDDFARLIDEVVTEFGKLDILVNNAGICPRQPILEYSVKNWQNTLQVNLNAPWFLAQAAARQMVKQGQGKIINIASLLSHQGGLLVPAYTASKHGVLGFTRAMSNDLAPKGINVNSITPGYMHTDLTDPLVNDPEYHREKIDIEARIPMGRWGTIEDLQGAALLLASEAGAYIHGTNIAVDGGWLAW